From Fusarium fujikuroi IMI 58289 draft genome, chromosome FFUJ_chr07, a single genomic window includes:
- a CDS encoding related to LSM1 protein, whose translation MENLSIADTPPQGRGAPQPLPQLPPQMFTTAAQLLDLTDKKLMVALRDGRKLIGVLRSWDQFANLVLQSTVERIFAPSPESAGSDRPTGLYADINHGIFLVRGENVLLLGEIDLDRDDDPPPGFEPGELDVVKKLAEEKKAADKAREKARVKKLAKQGFEGENIGEIVL comes from the exons ATGGAGAACCTATCTATCGCCGATACCCCTCCACAGGGCCGCGGTGCGCCGCAACCGCTCCCCCAGTTGCCGCCGCAGATGTTCACGACTGCAGCGCAGCTCCTGGATCTCACAGACA AGAAGCTCATGGTCGCTTTGCGCGATGGGAGAAAACTCATCGGCGTGCTAAGAAGCTGGGATCAATTCG CCAATCTCGTCCTCCAATCTACCGTCGAACGTATCTTCGCGCCCTCCCCCGAGTCAGCAGGCAGCGATCGACCAACAGGTCTGTACGCCGATATAAATCACGGCATATTCCTCGTCCGAGGCGAAAACGtgctcctccttggtgaaATCGACCTCGACAGAGATGATGACCCGCCTCCTGGCTTTGAGCCCGGTGAGCTAGAcgttgtcaagaagctcgcagaggagaagaaagccgCCGACAAAGCAAGGGAGAAGGCGCgagtcaagaagcttgcgaaGCAGGGCTTTGAGGGAGAGAACATTGGCGAGATCGTGCTCTAG
- a CDS encoding related to diadenosine hexaphosphate hydrolase produces MSSSASGDSGGGRSMESRVGRSKQRESLPDAQYNVFSLKVSFSAHLTSLAFYESICLGVFYTILVAHFCGVMDLNPTTISYARLGTIGQLSDSYNTKGERLVAGIVPLTPDQNYVLLIQSTRRKGWVLPKGGWESDETCQEAAEREAWEEAGITVQITYDLGDIDEKRAPKSSKDRSRYHFFEGTVTSEYDDWPESHKRERQWFTFAQAWEALSTRPELQEALQRSTVNRQ; encoded by the exons ATGTCGAGTTCTGCCTCTGGCGACTCGGGCGGTGGCCGTTCCATGGAGTCACGAGTGGGTAGAAGCAAGCAACGTGAGTCTTTACCTGATGCGCAATACAATGTTTTCAGTTTGAAAGTATCCTTCTCGGCACATTTGACCTCCTTGGCTTTTTATGAAAGCATATGTCTTGGTGTCTTCTATACCATCCTTGTTGCCCATTTTTGTGGTGTGATGGATTTGAATCCAACCACAATTTCCTACGCTCGCCTGGGCACAATTGGACAACTTTCCGACA GTTACAACACTAAGGGCGAACGTCTCGTCGCTGGCATCGTGCCTCTCACTCCCGATCAAAACTATGTCCTATTGATTCAGTCTACCCGGCGCAAAGGCTGGGTGCTGCCCAAGGGCGGCTGGGAGTCTGACGAGACTTGCCAGGAGGCCGCTGAGCGAGAGGCCTGGGAAGAAGCTGGCATCACTGTTCAGATCACTTATGATCTTGGTGACATCGATGAGAAGCGTGCGCCAAAATCGTCAAAAGATCGGTCAAGATACCACTTCTTTGAGGGCACAGTAACCAGCGAGTATGACGATTGGCCCGAATCCCACAAGCGAGAACGCCAGTGGTTTACATTTGCCCAGGCATGGGAGGCGTTATCAACAAGACCAGAGCTACAGGAGGCCTTACAACGGTCTACTGTAAACCGTCAATAG
- a CDS encoding related to arginine-tRNA-protein transferase produces MSPAFYQTLLDRYWRRSGTLMYRPDQRRSCCPHYTIRLDSSQFKPSRDQRQTVNRFNKYVMGEAYMKEAARLYPKSRDEAKKRDNQFDLVERIHEAEEANLKNPPEAAHKLVVTLEHDDCTDEKFAVYQNYQAVVHKESPDEITKSGFRRFLCDSPLRRETMVTSDGRKRRLGSYHQCYRLDGRLVAIGVLDLLPECISSVYFLYHESIYQYAPGKLGALYEIALSIEEGYGWWYPGYYIHGCPKMWYKIDYSPQHILDPVSLTWDPLDRTVLDLLDKKPYLSLSLEKEQASREIEQSSASPAKDTNESDKVEDKGSDSAASDEDDNNWLFSTGMPGIPPISTVADWDMDHIALKISPRTPLYETCNLVSWDEQGVEEYPGMRAGVAELIAALGPDLMDRVCLDFSRRR; encoded by the coding sequence ATGAGTCCTGCGTTCTACCAAACTCTCCTTGACAGATACTGGAGACGTTCAGGCACTCTCATGTACCGGCCCGATCAACGTCGGTCATGTTGCCCACACTACACTATTCGTCTTGATTCCAGCCAGTTCAAGCCATCCAGAGATCAACGGCAGACCGTCAACCGTTTCAATAAGTATGTCATGGGAGAGGCTTACATGAAAGAAGCGGCTCGTCTGTATCCCAAGTCGCGTGATGAGGCCAAGAAACGGGATAACCAGTTTGATCTCGTCGAACGAATTcatgaggctgaagaggctaACTTGAAGAACCCTCCTGAGGCTGCCCATAAACTCGTCGTGACTCTAGAGCATGACGATTGTACGGACGAGAAGTTTGCTGTTTACCAGAACTATCAGGCGGTAGTTCACAAGGAGTCTCCGGATGAAATTACCAAGAGCGGATTTCGACGCTTCCTTTGTGACTCACCCTTGAGGAGAGAAACAATGGTGACATCCGATGGGCGTAAACGTCGCCTAGGCTCGTATCACCAATGCTACAGGCTAGATGGTAGGCTGGTTGCTATTGGAGTGCTTGATCTTTTACCCGAGTGTATAAGCTCAGTATACTTTCTTTATCATGAAAGTATTTACCAGTATGCGCCAGGGAAGCTTGGTGCACTGTATGAGATTGCCTTGTCCATCGAGGAGGGCTATGGCTGGTGGTACCCAGGCTATTATATACACGGTTGTCCCAAGATGTGGTACAAGATTGATTACTCACCTCAGCATATTCTTGATCCTGTCTCATTGACTTGGGACCCACTGGATCGAACTGTGTTGGATCTCCTCGACAAAAAGCCGTACTTGAGCCTTTCACTTGAAAAGGAGCAGGCCTCTCGTGAAATAGAACAAAGCTCGGCGTCGCCTGCCAAGGATACAAACGAGAGTGACAAAGTGGAGGACAAAGGTTCTGACTCTGCAGCAtcggatgaagatgacaacAACTGGTTGTTTTCCACTGGGATGCCGGGCATACCTCCGATATCCACGGTCGCCGACTGGGATATGGATCATATCGCTTTGAAGATCTCCCCGAGAACTCCATTGTATGAGACCTGTAATCTCGTTAGCTGGGATGAACAGGGGGTCGAGGAATATCCAGGAATGAGAGCTGGTGTTGCTGAGCTCATCGCAGCACTTGGCCCTGACTTGATGGACCGGGTTTGCCTGGACTTTTCCCGGAGACGCTAG
- a CDS encoding related to rRNA processing protein: protein MASQVNLFSPAELAYLHQSLSLHPPIRPDGRTPTQFRPLTAETGVLPGTNGSARVHFADGTEAIVGVKAEIEKTGGSEEQQQDEEDRARGDWLELAVEIPGQRDDEASTIFLAEMLREALLADNEFAKKLRINRRFHWRLYLDVLLISPPLSYPLPLLSLTTHLALLATRLPRLKSEGDEDPMFDDDWEASTFLYPRDGADAAGSRPSITLLVVAIGDNIIFDPAKEELAVAETALAVSVAEVRRVAAEGDMEVDKKSRELKLLSIRTIDPPSRLTPPGVPHTTNGTAQKGEAQTAEGVWKAPLGGTKFGVMDSIIQAVLEKGGVADEVLEGLEGVELT from the exons ATGGCGTCCCAGGTAAATCTCTTCTCGCCAGCCGAACTTGCGTATCTTCACCAGTCACTCTCGTTACATCCTCCAATCCGTCCCGATGGGCGCACGCCGACACAATTCCGTCCCTTGACAGCAGAGACGGGCGTTCTACCCGGTACAAATGGTAGTGCGCGCGTACATTTCGCTGATGGCACGGAGGCCATTGTAGGagtcaaggctgagattgagaagacTGGAGGAAgcgaagagcagcagcaggacGAAGAAGACCGAGCAAGGGGTGACTGGCTCGAATTGGCAGTCGAGATCCCAGGACAGAGAGATGACGAAGCCTCGACGATATTCCTGGCAGAAATGTTGAGAGAGGCGCTATTGGCAGATAATGAGTTTGCCAAGAAATTGAGAATCAACAGACGGTTTCACTGGCGACTATATCTCGAC GTTCTACTAATATCTCCTCCGCTATCATACCCTCTCCCACTACTCTCACTTACAACACATCTTGCTCTTTTGGCCACCCGTTTGCCCCGTCTCAAGTCCGAAGGCGACGAGGATCCTATGTTTGACGATGATTGGGAGGCGTCGACATTCTTGTACCCTCGCGATGGTGCTGATGCGGCAGGTTCACGACCATCAATCACACTTCTCGTGGTTGCGATTggcgacaacatcatcttcgacCCTGCAAAGGAGGAATTGGCTGTCGCGGAGACAGCGCTGGCCGTATCTGTGGCGGAGGTCCGTCGAGTCGCAGCTGAGGGTGACATGgaggttgacaagaagagccgCGAGCTCAAGTTGTTGTCTATCCGAACCATTGACCCGCCATCAAGGCTCACACCGCCCGGAGTGCCACATACGACGAATGGAACTGCACAAAAGGGAGAGGCCCAGACAGCCGAGGGAGTGTGGAAGGCACCATTGGGTGGAACGAAGTTCGGAGTAATGGACAGTATAATACAGGCTGTACTGGAGAAGGGAGGAGTTGCGGATGAGGTTTTGGAGGGCCTGGAGGGTGTCGAGCTCACATGA
- a CDS encoding probable cytochrome c codes for MAGGDIKKGLNLFKTRCAQCHTVEKDGGNKIGPALHGLWGRKTGSVEGYAYTDANKQKGIEWNDDTLFEYLENPKKYIPGTKMAFGGLKKAKDRNDLIAYLKDSTK; via the exons ATGGCTGGCG GCGATATCAAGAAGggtctcaacctcttcaagacCCGATGTGCTCAGTGCCACACCGTTGAGAAGGACGGCGGCAACAAGATCGGCCCTGCGCTGCACGGCCTCTGGGGCCGCAAGACTGGTTCCGTCGAGGGCTACGCCTACACCGATGCCAACAAGCAGAAGGGCATTGAGTGGAACGACGACACTCTCTTCGAGTACCTCGAGAACCCCAAGAAGTACATCCCCGGTACCAAGATGGCCTTCGGTGgcttgaagaaggccaaggaccGCAACGACCTCATTGC CTACCTCAAGGACTCTACCAAATAA